From one Lycium ferocissimum isolate CSIRO_LF1 chromosome 5, AGI_CSIRO_Lferr_CH_V1, whole genome shotgun sequence genomic stretch:
- the LOC132057325 gene encoding UDP-glycosyltransferase 86A1-like, whose protein sequence is MIYLLEHESGLDIRYKTVNDGFPLRFDRSLNHDQFVEGLLHVFSAHFDELVEDLVKGDPPVTCLIAADTFYVWPAMIAEKYNLCYVSFWTEPALVFNLYYHMELLKKMDILLVKIIARTL, encoded by the exons atgatttatttgctAGAGCACGAATCTGGACTAGACATTCGTTACAAGACAGTTAATGATGGATTTCCATTAAGGTTTGATAGGTCATTAAATCATGATCAATTTGTTGAAGGATTATTGCATGTTTTTTCGGCACATTTTGATGAATTGGTTGAAGATTTGGTTAAAGGGGACCCACCTGTGACGTGTTTGATTGCTGCTGATACATTTTATGTGTGGCCAGCCATGATTGCTGAGAAGTATAATTTGTGTTATGTTTCGTTTTGGACAGAACCTGCTTTGGTTTTTAATCTCTATTATCATATGGAACTCCTCAAGAAAATGGACATTTTGCTTGTCAAG ATAATCGCAAGGACACTATAG